A portion of the Mangifera indica cultivar Alphonso unplaced genomic scaffold, CATAS_Mindica_2.1 Un_0147, whole genome shotgun sequence genome contains these proteins:
- the LOC123208161 gene encoding probable protein phosphatase 2C 60 has translation MLEWLMNFLRACFRPRSDQYVHTNSDSAGRQDGLLWYKDSGHHMNGEFSMAVVQANNLLEDQSQLESGSLSSHESGPHGTFVGVYDGHGGPETSCYITDHLFQHLKRFTSEQQSMSVDVIRKAYQATEEGFISLVSRQWPTRPQIAAVGSCCLVGVICNGTLYIANVGDSRAVLGRVMKATGEVLAMQLSAEHNACIESVRRELQSLHPDDNQIVVLKHNVWRVKGLIQVSRSIGDVYLKKAEFNREPLIAKFRLREPMRRPILSAEPSISVHPLQPHDQFVIFASDGLWEHLTNQEAVDIVQNHPHNGSARRLVKAALQEAAKKREMRYSDLTKIDRGVRRHFHDDITVIVVFLDLNHVSRASSVRSPNISVRGGGINLRSNTLAPFTTPTEAGGTR, from the exons ATGTTAGAGTGGTTGATGAACTTTTTGAGGGCCTGTTTTCGGCCAAGGTCTGATCAATATGTTCACACAAATTCTGACTCTGCGGGTCGCCAAGATGGACTGTTGTGGTACAAAGATTCAGGACATCACATGAATGGTGAATTCTCAATGGCTGTGGTGCAGGCCAACAATTTACTTGAGGATCAAAGTCAGTTGGAGTCTGGCAGTTTGAGTTCTCATGAGTCTGGACCTCATGGTACCTTTGTTGGTGTTTATGATGGGCATGGAGGGCCTGAGACATCATGCTATATTACAGATCACCTGTTTCAACATCTCAAGA GGTTTACATCAGAGCAGCAGTCAATGTCAGTGGATGTTATACGAAAGGCATATCAAGCAACAGAAGAAGGTTTTATATCTTTGGTTTCTAGGCAGTGGCCTACGAGACCGCAAATTGCAGCAGTTGGATCATGCTGCCTCGTTGGTGTTATCTGTAATGGAACTCTTTATATCGCAAATGTTGGTGATTCACGTGCTGTTTTGGGGAGAGTTATGAAGGCAACAGGAGAGGTGCTGGCCATGCAACTCTCAGCAGAGCACAATGCATGTATAGAGTCTGTGAGACGGGAGTTACAGTCTTTACACCCTGATGACAATCAGATTGTAGTTTTGAAGCATAATGTATGGCGTGTAAAGGGCCTTATACAG GTTTCTAGATCTATCGGTGATGTATATTTGAAAAAGGCTGAGTTCAACAGAGAGCCTTTAATTGCTAAGTTCCGCCTTCGTGAACCAATGAGAAGGCCGATATTGAGTGCAGAACCATCGATTTCAGTGCACCCGCTGCAGCCCCACGATCAGTTTGTAATATTTGCATCTGATGGGCTCTGGGAACACCTAACAAATCAGGAAGCAGTTGATatagttcaaaatcatccacaCAAT GGAAGTGCAAGGAGGTTGGTGAAAGCTGCTCTGCAAGAAGCagcaaagaaaagagaaatgagGTATTCAGACCTTACGAAGATTGATCGTGGCGTCCGCCGCCATTTCCATGACGATATCACTGTAATAGTTGTGTTCCTTGACTTGAATCATGTGAGTAGGGCCAGCTCTGTCCGGTCCCCAAATATATCAGTGAGAGGGGGTGGAATCAACCTACGCTCTAACACCTTGGCTCCTTTCACGACGCCAACTGAAGCTGGTGGTACCCGATGA